The DNA region CGACAGACCGGAGCCGATCCTGGAGTCGATCAAGCGCTGGGCCAATTCCTGCGGTGAAGAAAGCTGGGACGCGATCGCCAAGATCCGGGACCTGATCGACGTCTTCCACGACCGCAAGATGCCGGTGATCTTCACGACCGGCGTCGTGCGCGCCGACAACTGGGATGCCGGCAGTTGGTCGTGGAAGAACAACCGGACCGCCGAATCCGCGCCGCGCCCGCAGCAGAACCTCGATGCCAACGCGATCGTCTCCGCCATCGCGCCGGCGCAGCAGGATCTCGTGGTGCTCAAGCAGAAGCCGTCGGGCTTCTTCGGCAGCAACCTCGCGAGCTACCTGACCCTGCTCGGCTGCGACAGCGTCATCGTCACCGGCACGACGACGTCGGGCTGCGTGCGCGCCACGGTGCTCGACGCCTTCAGCCTGAACTACCGCGTCGCCGTGGCCGAGGACGGCTGCTTCGATCGTTCGCAGGCGAGCCACGCCATCAACTTGTGCGACATGCACGCCAAGTACGCCGACGTGGTGCCGGCAGCGGATATCGTCGCGCACATCAAGGCGCAGCCGGACGACCTGTTCCCCAACCTGCCGGCCGCCGGCAAGCAGTCGGACGGTCCGAACCTGCGTCTGGTCTCCGGCGCGTAAGGATCGGCGGCAAACATCGGGGCGGCGCGGATGCGCGCCGCCTCAGCCCGCTCCGAACGCGACCGCCACGTGATAGGTGGCGAAGGCCGCGAGATAGGCGAGCGCGAGCATGTAGAAGAAGGTGACCCACATCCACTTCCAGCTCGCGGTCTCGCGCTTGATCACCGCCAGGGTCGAGGCGCATTGCGGCGCGAACACGTACCAGGCGAGCATCGCCAGCGCCGTCGCCAACGTCCACTTGTTCGCCAGCGCCTGCCCGATCTGCTCGGCGGCTTCCTTGCCGCCTTCGATCGAATAGACGGTGCCGAGCGCGGCGACCGCGACTTCACGCGCCGCCATGCCGGGGATCAGCGCCACGGCAATCTGCCAGTTGAAGCCGATCGGCGCGAGCAGCGGCTCGATCGCATGGCCAATGATGG from Pseudolabrys taiwanensis includes:
- a CDS encoding cysteine hydrolase family protein is translated as MTDTSKPRIWDAFLTERDKKVFAASGYGTHAGYGKRPALLVIDVSYGFAGDRPEPILESIKRWANSCGEESWDAIAKIRDLIDVFHDRKMPVIFTTGVVRADNWDAGSWSWKNNRTAESAPRPQQNLDANAIVSAIAPAQQDLVVLKQKPSGFFGSNLASYLTLLGCDSVIVTGTTTSGCVRATVLDAFSLNYRVAVAEDGCFDRSQASHAINLCDMHAKYADVVPAADIVAHIKAQPDDLFPNLPAAGKQSDGPNLRLVSGA